From one Candidatus Taylorbacteria bacterium genomic stretch:
- a CDS encoding LuxR C-terminal-related transcriptional regulator → MKSRLTLAELSVLKKFASFLTACGNDELNVAVVSARNIPKARLTQRESEVLAQIAVGFKNGEIAPKLGVS, encoded by the coding sequence ATGAAATCTAGACTCACGCTTGCAGAACTCTCTGTGCTGAAAAAATTCGCTTCATTCTTAACGGCCTGTGGGAATGACGAATTGAATGTCGCGGTGGTATCCGCGAGAAACATCCCGAAAGCCCGTCTGACTCAAAGAGAATCAGAAGTTCTGGCGCAAATTGCAGTAGGATTTAAGAATGGAGAAATCGCTCCCAAGCTTGGCGTCAGC